A genomic window from Halorubrum lacusprofundi ATCC 49239 includes:
- a CDS encoding cytochrome c biogenesis CcdA family protein, translating to MTDISLATNVPFAVTAGVATFFSPCAYPLLPGYVGFYVNSVDADSASVLGAGARGLAAAVGVLATFALLAGATVRIGYSTLANITVFETLVGGLLIVFGLLVVFGRTPSISVPLPKRRTGVFGFGLFGAGYALAGAGCVAPVFLGVVARAIALPSETAVILLAVYAGTVAVLMAATTVATGVGLISNANRVMAHAGTLKRLAGAVMIVAGVGQLYLSLVVY from the coding sequence ATGACCGACATCTCGCTCGCGACCAACGTCCCGTTCGCCGTGACCGCGGGCGTCGCGACGTTCTTCTCGCCGTGCGCGTACCCGCTCTTGCCGGGGTACGTCGGGTTCTACGTGAACTCCGTCGACGCCGATTCTGCGTCGGTCCTTGGGGCGGGAGCCCGAGGGCTTGCGGCCGCGGTCGGTGTGCTGGCGACGTTCGCGCTGCTCGCTGGCGCCACCGTCCGGATCGGCTACTCGACGCTGGCAAACATCACCGTCTTCGAGACGCTCGTCGGCGGATTGCTCATCGTTTTCGGGCTACTCGTGGTCTTCGGGCGCACCCCGTCGATCTCGGTGCCGCTACCGAAGCGACGCACCGGCGTATTCGGATTCGGCCTATTCGGCGCGGGATACGCACTGGCCGGCGCCGGCTGCGTGGCGCCGGTGTTTCTCGGCGTCGTGGCCCGGGCAATTGCGCTCCCGTCCGAGACCGCAGTAATCCTATTGGCCGTCTATGCCGGTACTGTCGCGGTCCTCATGGCCGCGACGACCGTCGCGACGGGCGTGGGGCTCATCAGCAACGCCAACCGGGTGATGGCCCACGCCGGTACGCTGAAGCGGCTCGCGGGCGCAGTGATGATCGTCGCGGGCGTCGGACAGCTGTACCTCTCGCTCGTCGTCTACTGA
- a CDS encoding sodium-dependent transporter has protein sequence MARETWATRTGFILAAVGSAVGLGNIWRFPFITGQYGGSSFLITYLAFVALIGFPAILVEFVIGRRTDRNPVGALRELGSGAWSYAGWLFVVTGFIILSYYSVVAGWFLRYTLIGITEGFTLTDPAEANALFGTVSTGLDTLLFHAVFMLLVIGIIAAGVRRGIELSVKVMVPVIVVLLLGLAAYGFTLDGASAAYSYYLSPDFGTIAANWTEILPAAAGQAFFTLSVGMGVMITYASYLGEDRNLAADAGIIAALDTLVAVLVGFVVFPILFSVGIEPGTGGPGAIFVSLTAAFAGIPGGRILGVVFFGMVGIAALSSAISILEMLVSYLIDELGVSRVPASVALGTAVFLLGVPVTIDLMFLNLYDLLADGILLVLGSLLLALFVGWVIPDVARDELRKGIADIGGLDDAWIWAVRIPIVIVVLVSLYLGIVDYVDFLTGDFADWLAAR, from the coding sequence ATGGCACGCGAGACATGGGCAACGCGGACGGGGTTCATCCTCGCCGCGGTCGGCAGCGCAGTCGGACTGGGGAACATCTGGCGGTTCCCCTTCATCACCGGCCAGTACGGCGGATCGTCGTTTCTGATCACCTATCTGGCGTTCGTCGCGCTCATCGGGTTCCCGGCGATCCTCGTCGAGTTCGTCATCGGCCGTCGGACCGACCGGAATCCCGTGGGCGCGCTGCGGGAGCTGGGTAGCGGGGCGTGGTCGTACGCCGGCTGGCTGTTCGTCGTCACCGGCTTCATCATCCTGTCGTACTACAGCGTCGTCGCGGGCTGGTTCCTCCGGTACACCCTCATCGGCATCACCGAGGGATTCACGCTCACCGATCCGGCCGAGGCGAACGCGCTGTTCGGGACGGTCTCGACCGGCCTCGACACGCTTCTGTTCCACGCCGTGTTCATGCTGCTCGTCATCGGCATCATCGCCGCCGGCGTCAGGCGCGGCATCGAGCTGAGCGTGAAGGTCATGGTCCCCGTGATCGTGGTGCTGCTTCTCGGGCTGGCCGCGTACGGGTTCACGCTCGACGGCGCGAGCGCGGCGTACAGCTACTACCTCTCGCCCGACTTCGGGACGATCGCGGCGAACTGGACGGAGATCCTGCCGGCCGCCGCCGGGCAGGCGTTCTTCACCCTCTCGGTCGGGATGGGCGTAATGATCACCTACGCCTCCTACCTCGGTGAGGATCGGAACCTGGCGGCCGACGCCGGTATCATCGCCGCGCTCGACACGCTCGTCGCGGTCCTCGTCGGCTTCGTCGTCTTCCCCATCCTCTTTTCGGTCGGGATCGAACCGGGCACGGGCGGTCCCGGCGCGATTTTCGTGAGCCTCACCGCGGCGTTCGCCGGTATCCCTGGTGGTCGGATCCTCGGCGTCGTTTTCTTCGGGATGGTCGGAATTGCCGCGCTCTCGTCGGCGATCAGCATCTTGGAGATGCTCGTCTCGTACCTGATCGACGAGCTCGGCGTCTCTCGGGTACCGGCATCGGTCGCGCTCGGGACCGCGGTCTTCCTCCTCGGGGTTCCGGTCACCATCGATCTGATGTTCCTCAACCTGTACGACCTGCTCGCTGACGGCATCCTGCTCGTCCTCGGTTCGCTGCTGCTCGCGCTGTTCGTCGGCTGGGTTATCCCGGACGTCGCTCGCGACGAGCTCCGGAAGGGCATCGCCGACATCGGCGGCCTCGACGACGCGTGGATCTGGGCGGTCCGGATCCCGATCGTGATCGTCGTGCTCGTCTCGCTGTACCTCGGAATCGTCGACTACGTCGACTTCCTCACCGGCGACTTCGCGGACTGGCTGGCGGCGCGATAA
- a CDS encoding NAD(P)/FAD-dependent oxidoreductase, producing the protein MERVDVAIVGGGPAGSAAAHAAATDGADALVLEKGVPRADRDRLGPDSTDAAGILDYWVDIMGIHPDEFDDGIVQRELNRAEFRGPDESATLTSTGIDSSYDKFGYTFHRARFDDWLRDRAEDAGAEYRAGVSVRGVDTDPAVSPESDDPRHVVELASGDTVGADFVVLADGPQRTVTNKVLDEYLPADAAASDRLASRTANHIAYQEYRRVPEEVYEEVNDAIVFWWGVMPGETAYPWIFPNADRVCRIGLTMPIGLDIDDFDRDAYALLDADDESIPRGSEYVRRLLEWQYGDEYDIEEDFPIVEDAGKRNGTETYPISSTRPIDSPTEVGIAVTGGAMGTTSAFHEGGDHVAVHTGALAGELAAAGDMAPYNRRWKESIGDEIVRNVTMADMVADYGPDDWNRIIGAADAMLAADAGDGLLAQPYRSGWESVKLLAGYKWNKHRVKKDYVGIDESEYVY; encoded by the coding sequence ATGGAACGCGTAGACGTCGCGATCGTGGGTGGCGGTCCGGCCGGATCCGCCGCAGCGCACGCGGCCGCGACCGACGGCGCCGACGCGCTCGTGCTCGAAAAGGGGGTTCCCCGTGCCGACCGCGACCGGCTCGGTCCGGATTCGACCGATGCCGCTGGCATCCTCGACTACTGGGTCGACATCATGGGGATCCACCCCGACGAGTTCGACGACGGGATCGTCCAGCGCGAGCTGAACCGCGCGGAGTTCCGCGGTCCGGACGAGTCGGCGACGCTCACAAGCACCGGAATCGACTCCTCGTACGACAAGTTCGGCTACACCTTCCACCGCGCCCGCTTCGACGACTGGCTCCGCGACCGCGCTGAAGACGCCGGCGCCGAGTACCGCGCGGGCGTGTCGGTCCGCGGCGTCGACACCGACCCCGCTGTCTCGCCCGAAAGCGACGACCCCCGACACGTCGTCGAACTCGCCTCCGGCGACACGGTCGGCGCGGACTTCGTCGTACTCGCCGACGGCCCCCAGCGCACGGTGACGAACAAGGTTCTCGACGAGTACCTCCCCGCGGACGCGGCCGCCTCCGACCGGCTCGCCTCGCGGACGGCGAACCACATCGCGTATCAGGAGTACCGGCGCGTCCCCGAGGAGGTGTACGAGGAGGTGAACGACGCCATCGTCTTCTGGTGGGGCGTGATGCCCGGCGAGACCGCGTACCCGTGGATCTTCCCGAACGCCGACCGGGTCTGTCGGATCGGTCTGACGATGCCGATCGGGCTCGATATCGACGACTTCGACCGCGACGCGTACGCGCTGCTCGACGCCGACGACGAGTCGATCCCGCGGGGCAGCGAGTACGTTCGACGCCTCTTAGAGTGGCAGTACGGCGACGAGTACGATATCGAGGAGGACTTCCCCATCGTCGAGGACGCGGGCAAGCGGAACGGGACCGAGACGTACCCGATCTCCTCGACGCGCCCCATCGACTCGCCGACCGAGGTCGGGATCGCCGTCACTGGCGGCGCGATGGGAACCACCTCAGCCTTTCACGAGGGCGGCGACCACGTCGCGGTCCACACCGGCGCACTCGCGGGCGAACTCGCCGCCGCGGGCGACATGGCTCCCTACAACCGGCGATGGAAGGAGTCGATCGGGGACGAGATCGTCCGGAACGTGACGATGGCGGACATGGTCGCCGACTACGGCCCCGACGACTGGAACCGGATCATCGGCGCCGCCGACGCCATGCTGGCGGCCGATGCCGGTGACGGGCTCCTCGCGCAGCCGTACCGCTCCGGCTGGGAGTCGGTGAAGCTCTTGGCGGGCTACAAGTGGAACAAGCACCGCGTCAAGAAGGACTACGTCGGTATCGACGAGAGCGAGTACGTCTACTGA
- a CDS encoding LAGLIDADG family homing endonuclease: protein MEEHWMWYLTGMVDSVGVFSGKIKKDDEFSIGYRFTPTLSISRNEKKEVVLGMVDEYCEDHGVIYRTENRTNGSSQIIIYQPESIKRFIEPIFSGLIQQQDEAEIMLDEILPMVEDGKHTTKRGMFEIAGHLDTLRESVFRGKKGKYTQGYFGHEWQEELF from the coding sequence ATGGAAGAACATTGGATGTGGTATCTTACCGGCATGGTTGATAGTGTCGGAGTTTTCAGCGGAAAAATCAAAAAAGACGACGAGTTCTCAATAGGATACAGATTCACTCCGACGCTCTCAATCTCTCGAAATGAAAAGAAAGAGGTAGTGTTGGGAATGGTTGACGAGTATTGTGAGGATCACGGAGTGATATACCGGACAGAAAATCGGACAAATGGAAGTTCGCAGATAATCATCTACCAACCCGAGTCGATAAAGCGGTTCATTGAGCCGATATTCTCTGGCCTAATTCAACAGCAAGATGAAGCTGAGATCATGCTCGATGAAATCCTCCCGATGGTAGAAGACGGAAAGCACACTACCAAACGGGGAATGTTCGAGATTGCTGGACACCTCGATACGCTACGAGAAAGTGTTTTCCGAGGTAAAAAGGGAAAGTACACTCAGGGATACTTCGGACACGAATGGCAAGAAGAGTTGTTCTAA
- a CDS encoding AIM24 family protein, whose product MNLDQFTAENAPTASDETFQRENSYTLDVDVDGTVMAKAGSMVAYTGDISFTGKASAEGGITGFLKEAATGEGTPIMSVEGEGHVYFADDGKKVQVVELGAGESITVNGEDVLAFEESLSYEISTIDSLAGAFAGGFSNVYLEGPGYVALTTHGDPIVLEPPVATDPSATVAWGGTSPNVEVNRSLSDMIGQESGERYQMRFEGPDGFVVVQPREEHV is encoded by the coding sequence ATGAATCTCGATCAGTTCACCGCCGAGAACGCACCGACAGCGAGCGACGAGACGTTTCAACGCGAGAACAGCTACACCTTGGACGTCGACGTCGACGGCACCGTGATGGCGAAGGCCGGATCGATGGTCGCGTACACGGGCGACATTTCGTTCACCGGAAAGGCCTCGGCAGAGGGAGGAATTACGGGCTTCCTCAAGGAGGCCGCCACCGGCGAGGGAACGCCGATTATGAGCGTCGAGGGCGAGGGTCACGTCTACTTCGCAGACGACGGCAAGAAGGTACAGGTCGTCGAGCTCGGCGCTGGCGAGTCGATCACGGTCAACGGCGAGGACGTGCTCGCGTTCGAGGAGTCGCTCTCCTACGAGATCAGCACCATCGACAGCCTCGCTGGGGCGTTCGCGGGCGGCTTCAGCAACGTCTACCTCGAAGGGCCGGGCTACGTGGCGCTCACTACCCACGGCGATCCGATCGTCTTGGAGCCGCCGGTCGCGACCGACCCGAGCGCGACCGTCGCGTGGGGCGGTACCTCCCCGAACGTGGAAGTCAATCGGAGCCTCTCGGACATGATCGGTCAGGAGTCGGGCGAGCGCTACCAGATGCGCTTCGAGGGTCCCGACGGCTTCGTCGTGGTCCAGCCGCGCGAAGAGCACGTCTAA
- a CDS encoding M24 family metallopeptidase, giving the protein MVDLAARTERLDAYLDERGLEAVWFAKPNGFAWLTGGDNVVDADADFGVGAAGYDGDLRVITDDIEADRLADEELPDAVAVESFPWHANSLAEAVTERSPAPAAADFDVPGFERVDGSRLRQPLTDDDVERYRELGREAAAAVETVCRNLEPEDPEYEVAAGIDISLASRDVDTPVVLVGGAERAQRYRHYTPSDATLGDYALVSVTAERAGLYASLTRTVAFDAPDWLEERHRAAARVEATALAATEAAAAGELTGSDGPDTAGDVFDTIRTAYDAVGFAGEWREHHQGGAAGFAGREWIATPESNEPVRWPMGYAWNPTVQGAKSEDTHLVAPDRTETLTKTGQWPTHEVEPVDIEGVATEPRELSAPVIR; this is encoded by the coding sequence ATGGTCGATCTCGCCGCCCGCACCGAGAGGCTCGACGCGTATCTCGACGAGCGCGGGCTCGAAGCGGTCTGGTTCGCCAAGCCGAACGGGTTCGCGTGGCTCACCGGCGGCGACAACGTCGTCGACGCCGACGCCGACTTCGGGGTCGGGGCCGCCGGCTACGACGGCGATCTCCGGGTGATCACAGACGACATCGAGGCGGACCGCCTCGCCGACGAGGAGCTCCCCGACGCCGTCGCCGTCGAGTCGTTCCCGTGGCACGCGAACTCGCTGGCTGAGGCGGTCACTGAGCGCTCTCCCGCGCCAGCGGCCGCCGACTTCGACGTACCGGGCTTCGAGCGCGTCGACGGGAGCCGGCTTCGGCAGCCCCTCACCGACGATGATGTCGAGCGCTACCGCGAACTCGGTCGGGAGGCCGCCGCCGCCGTCGAGACCGTCTGCCGCAACCTCGAACCTGAGGACCCGGAGTACGAAGTGGCCGCCGGCATCGACATCTCGCTCGCGTCCCGCGACGTCGACACCCCGGTCGTGCTCGTCGGCGGCGCTGAGCGCGCCCAGCGCTACCGCCACTACACCCCGAGTGACGCGACGCTCGGCGACTACGCGCTCGTGTCCGTCACCGCCGAGCGGGCCGGCCTCTACGCCTCGCTCACCCGAACCGTCGCGTTCGACGCCCCCGACTGGCTAGAGGAGCGCCATCGCGCGGCCGCGCGCGTCGAGGCAACCGCGCTCGCCGCGACCGAGGCCGCCGCGGCCGGAGAGCTAACGGGCTCCGATGGCCCGGACACCGCCGGCGACGTGTTCGATACGATCCGAACAGCGTACGACGCCGTCGGCTTCGCCGGAGAGTGGCGCGAGCACCACCAGGGCGGCGCGGCGGGCTTTGCGGGCCGCGAGTGGATCGCGACACCCGAGAGCAACGAGCCGGTTCGGTGGCCCATGGGCTACGCGTGGAACCCCACCGTACAGGGAGCCAAAAGCGAGGACACCCACCTCGTGGCGCCCGACCGGACCGAGACGCTGACGAAGACCGGGCAGTGGCCGACACACGAGGTTGAACCGGTCGACATCGAGGGAGTCGCGACGGAGCCGCGAGAGCTGTCCGCACCGGTCATTCGGTAG
- the radB gene encoding DNA repair and recombination protein RadB yields MRARAKPSSVSDPIPTGCRPVDDLLGGGFERGVVTQVYGPPAAGKTNLALAAAVEVAAGGDRALYIDTEGLSIDRFEQMAAGRANRPDVDETVEEIASRLVISEAYDFDDQREAVRDAEELAEEIELIVLDSATGFYRLERAGDTEGGESLRKVAKQVTHLLSLARRHDIAVVITNQVFTDPDSDRDRALGGNTLNHWTGAIVRVDRFRGGNRRVTLEKHRSKPAGDTATFQIVADGLAESAET; encoded by the coding sequence ATACGAGCGCGAGCGAAGCCCTCGTCAGTGAGCGATCCGATCCCGACCGGCTGTCGGCCGGTCGACGACCTGTTGGGCGGGGGGTTCGAGCGCGGGGTCGTCACGCAGGTGTACGGCCCGCCAGCGGCCGGCAAGACGAACCTCGCGCTCGCGGCGGCCGTCGAGGTCGCGGCCGGCGGCGACCGCGCCCTCTACATCGACACCGAGGGGCTCTCCATCGACCGATTCGAGCAGATGGCCGCGGGCCGGGCCAATCGCCCTGACGTCGACGAGACGGTCGAAGAAATCGCCTCGCGGCTGGTGATCTCCGAGGCGTACGACTTCGATGACCAACGCGAGGCCGTCCGCGACGCCGAGGAGCTCGCTGAGGAGATCGAGCTGATCGTGTTGGACTCCGCGACCGGCTTTTACCGACTGGAGCGCGCCGGCGACACCGAGGGCGGAGAGTCACTCCGGAAGGTCGCAAAGCAGGTGACGCACCTCCTGTCTCTGGCCCGGCGACACGACATCGCCGTCGTCATCACGAATCAAGTGTTCACCGATCCCGACAGCGATCGCGACCGCGCGCTCGGCGGTAACACTCTCAACCACTGGACCGGCGCGATCGTCCGTGTCGACCGGTTCCGCGGCGGGAACCGACGGGTGACGCTGGAGAAGCATCGCTCGAAGCCCGCGGGCGACACCGCCACCTTTCAGATCGTCGCCGACGGGCTGGCTGAGAGCGCCGAGACGTAA
- a CDS encoding helix-turn-helix transcriptional regulator, whose product MSTESSTPAELTEELTKERVRSHRDDVIQQGFSTSEIALIEALPASGKSYGVLQWGAETDNQMTILAPHHDLLNEYENWCAELNLSVKRLPSFHRDCESVSLDDDGEPADERTKELLGLYRQGIRGERIHQQASKLVSSNLACQHDGECPYIQKLNIDTDAYDVLLGHYLHAYQTDWTDERYVAVDEFPGDAFVQEFTGHVPPAVTAYLQQEDRLPFHDYAELLERQSEFQDEVEAWKEDVWSDYDAAHVLRNSNSSAHALAPLMTRANLEKERLDNRWQFADLGRGKVAARNTDHQWSFLLPPNFEGAESVVVLDGTPVIELWELVMGADIERIPLLDDDQKQLYLESVLGLNLVQTTDNWNAYQGGEGVSPTVDIPVVEKIAEVEGRNPGVITSKKGLNQYENHGLNSLVTQTENYGGLKGINTLGTTRVGVILGNPHPGDDVIEKWGALANISVERQEGTEGKNTDYGPFGNRAMEAEIQNKVLQAAMRFGRTEEHGEKGATVYVHTSALPEWVEAKKRFATVDSWITHKNGMKQVIETIRNFDDWKALEWKVGKVAECVTISKNSTRKHLKTLAEQGYLDKRTAGRGGAFHFSNVRLEEAQKYGHVEFAE is encoded by the coding sequence ATGTCCACAGAATCATCTACACCGGCTGAACTGACGGAAGAACTGACCAAAGAGCGTGTTCGATCCCACCGTGACGACGTGATCCAGCAGGGATTCTCTACCTCGGAGATTGCGCTCATTGAGGCACTTCCTGCCTCGGGCAAGAGTTACGGAGTTCTCCAATGGGGGGCAGAAACGGATAATCAAATGACGATTTTGGCTCCCCACCACGACCTCTTGAACGAGTATGAGAACTGGTGTGCCGAACTGAATCTCTCAGTAAAGCGCCTACCTTCGTTCCACCGAGACTGTGAGAGTGTATCACTTGACGACGATGGAGAACCTGCGGATGAGCGCACAAAGGAACTTCTCGGATTGTATCGGCAGGGGATCAGGGGAGAGAGGATTCACCAGCAGGCAAGCAAGTTGGTCAGTAGTAATCTGGCTTGCCAGCACGATGGGGAATGTCCCTATATCCAGAAGCTCAATATCGATACAGATGCTTACGATGTTCTCCTTGGCCACTATCTCCATGCCTACCAGACCGACTGGACTGATGAACGGTACGTAGCGGTCGACGAGTTCCCGGGTGACGCGTTCGTACAGGAGTTCACAGGACACGTCCCACCAGCTGTCACGGCATATCTCCAACAGGAAGACCGCCTACCGTTTCACGACTACGCTGAATTGCTTGAACGGCAGTCAGAGTTTCAGGACGAAGTCGAAGCGTGGAAAGAGGACGTTTGGTCTGACTATGACGCTGCCCACGTTCTTCGAAATTCGAACTCGTCAGCACACGCTCTCGCCCCGTTGATGACACGGGCGAATCTTGAGAAGGAGCGTCTGGATAACCGATGGCAATTTGCTGACCTCGGGCGTGGAAAAGTAGCTGCTCGAAATACCGATCACCAATGGTCGTTCCTCTTGCCTCCGAACTTCGAAGGAGCGGAGAGCGTTGTTGTCCTCGATGGAACGCCAGTCATCGAACTGTGGGAACTCGTAATGGGAGCAGATATTGAGCGGATTCCTCTTCTCGATGACGACCAGAAGCAGCTATATCTTGAGAGTGTCCTCGGACTTAATCTCGTCCAGACCACAGACAACTGGAACGCCTATCAGGGTGGAGAGGGAGTGTCCCCCACCGTCGATATACCCGTTGTGGAAAAGATCGCAGAAGTTGAAGGCAGAAACCCCGGGGTTATCACCTCTAAGAAGGGCCTCAATCAGTACGAAAATCATGGGCTGAACTCATTGGTCACGCAGACAGAGAACTATGGCGGTCTGAAGGGTATCAACACCCTCGGGACGACAAGGGTCGGCGTTATTCTCGGAAATCCCCATCCGGGCGACGACGTAATCGAGAAGTGGGGCGCGCTGGCCAATATTTCCGTAGAGCGACAGGAAGGAACTGAAGGCAAAAATACCGACTATGGGCCCTTCGGGAATCGTGCGATGGAAGCAGAGATCCAGAACAAGGTTCTCCAAGCAGCTATGCGATTCGGACGTACCGAGGAACACGGAGAAAAGGGGGCAACTGTGTACGTCCACACGTCGGCACTTCCGGAGTGGGTAGAGGCCAAGAAGCGTTTCGCTACCGTTGACTCGTGGATTACCCATAAGAACGGAATGAAGCAGGTGATTGAGACAATCCGAAACTTCGATGACTGGAAGGCTTTGGAGTGGAAGGTCGGAAAGGTAGCTGAGTGTGTGACCATCTCCAAGAACTCCACCCGAAAACACCTCAAGACACTTGCCGAACAGGGGTATCTCGATAAACGGACTGCGGGCCGTGGTGGTGCGTTTCATTTCTCGAATGTTCGTTTGGAGGAAGCGCAGAAGTACGGACACGTGGAATTTGCTGAGTAG
- a CDS encoding TlpA family protein disulfide reductase: protein MRRRDLLAGLASVGALGGAGAVATGRVPDAIGGDELGGSEADGDRAEPIEPVTLDTVEAPGSRDGEVTLPMPDRPTFVDFFGTWCPPCEEQMPALAEAHDRIGDEVLFVSVTTEDVGGAVTEETVANWWRENDGDWLVAADVTAELAARLNVGGYPSARAIDASGRVRWATSGTHTTEEFVDGIERALDR from the coding sequence GTGAGGCGTCGCGACCTCCTCGCCGGGCTCGCGAGCGTCGGCGCCCTCGGCGGAGCGGGCGCCGTCGCGACGGGGCGCGTTCCCGACGCGATCGGCGGAGACGAGCTCGGCGGCAGCGAGGCCGACGGTGACAGAGCGGAGCCGATCGAGCCGGTGACGCTCGACACAGTCGAGGCGCCCGGAAGTCGGGACGGAGAGGTGACGCTTCCGATGCCTGACCGCCCGACATTCGTCGACTTCTTCGGAACGTGGTGTCCCCCCTGCGAAGAGCAGATGCCGGCTCTCGCGGAGGCCCACGATCGGATCGGCGACGAGGTGCTGTTCGTCTCGGTGACGACAGAGGACGTCGGCGGCGCGGTTACCGAGGAGACGGTCGCCAACTGGTGGCGCGAGAACGACGGCGACTGGCTCGTCGCGGCCGATGTCACCGCCGAACTCGCGGCCCGTCTCAACGTTGGTGGCTACCCGAGCGCTCGCGCCATCGACGCGTCGGGACGCGTCCGGTGGGCCACCTCCGGGACGCACACCACCGAGGAGTTCGTCGACGGCATCGAGCGAGCCCTCGACCGATGA
- a CDS encoding cold-shock protein: protein MANGKVDFFNDTGGYGFISTDDGDLDDDEDVFFHMEDVGGPDLEEGQEVEFDIESSPKGPRATNLTRN, encoded by the coding sequence ATGGCAAACGGTAAGGTTGATTTCTTCAACGACACTGGCGGCTACGGTTTCATCTCGACTGACGACGGCGACCTCGACGACGACGAAGACGTGTTCTTCCACATGGAAGACGTCGGCGGCCCGGACCTCGAGGAGGGTCAGGAAGTGGAATTCGACATCGAGTCGTCCCCCAAGGGACCCCGAGCGACGAACCTGACGCGCAACTAA
- a CDS encoding SCO family protein, with product MDRRHFLRSFAATGVAAGTTATAGCAGVLGNSGAEGTVLGPPEQTRGDPVHPIHGDEMPEFTVPDPITGEEISTEQFEGERAFLWTSFYTNCPDGVCPALILRLRRAQEYAAEKGFGDEAAFLPLTFDPERDTSQVLHEYAGQQGVDLDAGNWHFLRPESYEAGKELMMDSFGLKIEKTDGERYENLEYAFPHYGLILLVNKQGIVERSYPRGPSTDIEALVDDFERVVTA from the coding sequence ATGGATCGCCGCCACTTCCTCCGCTCGTTCGCCGCCACCGGCGTCGCTGCCGGCACGACCGCTACGGCCGGCTGTGCCGGAGTTCTCGGCAACTCCGGTGCCGAAGGGACGGTCCTCGGCCCGCCGGAACAGACCCGGGGCGACCCCGTCCACCCGATCCACGGCGACGAGATGCCCGAGTTCACTGTGCCGGACCCGATCACGGGGGAAGAGATATCGACCGAACAGTTCGAGGGCGAACGCGCGTTCCTGTGGACTTCGTTTTACACCAACTGCCCCGACGGCGTCTGTCCAGCGCTGATCCTCCGACTCCGCCGGGCGCAGGAGTACGCTGCCGAAAAGGGATTCGGCGACGAGGCGGCGTTCCTCCCGCTCACCTTCGACCCAGAGCGCGACACGTCCCAAGTCCTCCACGAATACGCCGGTCAGCAGGGCGTCGATCTAGACGCCGGCAACTGGCACTTCCTCCGTCCCGAGAGCTACGAGGCGGGCAAGGAACTGATGATGGACAGCTTCGGCCTGAAGATCGAGAAGACCGACGGCGAACGGTACGAGAACTTGGAGTACGCGTTCCCGCACTACGGCCTGATCTTGCTCGTTAATAAGCAGGGGATCGTCGAGCGGTCGTACCCGCGAGGCCCGAGTACGGACATCGAAGCGCTCGTGGACGATTTCGAACGGGTGGTCACTGCGTGA